From Ascaphus truei isolate aAscTru1 chromosome 20, aAscTru1.hap1, whole genome shotgun sequence, one genomic window encodes:
- the LOC142471325 gene encoding uncharacterized protein LOC142471325, protein MSRNSPEGYHILLCSPDCVMEDTSVTQMYHGANHISQDIPNQSLRETVSIMVKESTSQEEGNLPDSHIYAIREHTGTEYASTPITKCNKGNVNAGNVSKNLSVKEKTFVCSECGKCFAQNYALVKHQKIHTGERPFVCPECGKCFTQNSHRVTHQRIHTAERPYVCSECGKCFINKSTLVEHQAIHTGERPFVCSECEKCFAYKSCLVRHQRVHTREKR, encoded by the coding sequence ATGAGCAGAAATTCGCCTGAAGGATATCACATTTTGCTCTGTTCACCAGATTGTGTAATGGAAGATACCAGTGTTACCCAAATGTATCACGGAGCAAATCACATTAGTCAAGATATACCAAACCAGAGTCTGAGAGAAACTGTGAGCATTATGGTTAAGGAGTCAACCTCACAGGAAGAAGGAAATCTCCCAGACTCCCACATTTATGCCATCAGAGAACATACAGGGACAGAATATGCATCTACTCCTATTACAAAGTGTAACAAAGGAAACGTGAATGCAGGGAACGTTTCCAAGAACTTGTcagtaaaagaaaaaacatttgtatgttctgaatgtgggaaatgttttgccCAGAACTATgctcttgttaaacatcagaaaATCCATacaggagaaagaccatttgtatgtcctgaatgtgggaaatgttttacccagAACTCTCATCGTGTTACACATCAGAGAATACACACAGCCGAAAGACCAtatgtatgttctgaatgtgggaaatgttttatcaATAAATCTACTCTTGTTGAACATCAGgcaattcacacaggagaaagaccatttgtatgttctgaatgtgagaAATGTTTTGCTTATAAGTCATGTCTTGTTAGACATCAGAGAGTTCACACAAGAGAAAAACGATGA